One region of Camelina sativa cultivar DH55 chromosome 6, Cs, whole genome shotgun sequence genomic DNA includes:
- the LOC109133345 gene encoding uncharacterized protein LOC109133345: MKPDLQMSSTGLSERKAETNLAKSTVQADEEILDTECIDAVKVVKKPFKKLSAAETALIPDSKQYRRLIGKLQYLTITRPDISYAVSKLAQYSAAPRKFHLTAVHKILRYLKGTIGQGLFYGKDHDFSLRGFSDADWGGCPDNRRSHTGYAIFIGQSLVSWKSKKQQVVSMSSAESEYRAMSMITKELLWFTYILKALRVLFPLPAYLYCDNTAALYIASNSVYHERTKHIEFDCHKVREAIEDGILKTMFVRTNHQLADVLTKALHPIPFQEIMRKMGVINIYSSPS, encoded by the coding sequence ATGAAACCTGATTTGCAGATGTCTTCAACTGGTTTATCGGAACGGAAAGCTGAAACTAACCTTGCGAAGTCTACTGTGCAAGCTGATGAAGAAATTTTGGATACAGAGTGTATTGATGCAGTGAAGGTTGTCAAGAAACCATTTAAGAAGTTATCTGCAGCTGAGACTGCACTTATTCCAGATAGCAAACAATACAGGAGGCTCATTGGGAAGTTGCAGTATCTGACTATTACTAGACCAGACATCTCTTATGCTGTATCAAAACTGGCTCAATACTCTGCAGCTCCAAGGAAATTTCATCTCACAGCAGTACATAAGATCTTGAGGTATTTGAAGGGTACGATTGGCCAGGGTCTGTTCTATGGGAAAGATCATGATTTTTCTCTTCGAGGTTTCTCAGATGCAGACTGGGGCGGTTGTCCTGATAATAGACGATCTCATACTGGCTATGCTATATTCATTGGTCAATCTTTGGTCTCGTGGAAATCTAAGAAGCAGCAGGTGGTCTCGATGAGTTCTGCTGAGTCAGAGTACCGTGCGATGAGTATGATCACCAAGGAGTTGTTATGGTTCACATATATATTGAAGGCTTTGAGGGTTCTCTTTCCACTTCCGGCTTATCTATATTGTGATAACACAGCAGCTCTTTACATCGCCAGCAACTCTGTTTACCACGAACGAACAAAACATATTGAGTTCGACTGCCACAAGGTCCGTGAAGCTATTGAAGATGGAATTCTTAAAACAATGTTTGTTCGGACCAACCATCAACTAGCTGATGTTTTGACAAAGGCTCTCCATCCGATTCCTTTTCAAGAGATTATGCGCAAGATGGGAGTCATCAACATCTACTCCTCgccatcttga
- the LOC104791754 gene encoding probable aquaporin PIP2-5: MTKEVVGDKRSFSGKDYQDPPPEPLFDATELGKWSFYRALIAEFVATLLFLYVTVMTVIGYKSQTDPALHPDQCAGVGLLGIAWAFGGMIFILVYCTAGISGGHINPAVTFGLLLARKVSLVRAVMYMVAQCLGAICGVALVKSFQSGYYNRYGGGANGLSDGYSVGTGVAAEIIGTFVLVYTVFSATDPKRSARDSHVPVLAPLPIGFAVFIVHLATIPITGTGINPARSLGAAIIYNKDKAWDHHWIFWVGPFAGAAIAAFYHQFVLRAGAIKALGSFRSQPHV, translated from the exons atgaCGAAAGAAGTGGTTGGGGATAAGAGATCTTTCTCCGGTAAAGACTATCAAGACCCACCTCCTGAGCCTCTATTCGACGCTACTGAGCTTGGGAAGTGGTCTTTCTACAGAGCTCTCATCGCTGAGTTCGTAGCAACCCTCCTATTCCTCTATGTCACCGTTATGACTGTCATCGGTTACAAGAGCCAGACTGATCCAGCCCTCCATCCTGACCAGTGTGCAGGCGTTGGCCTCCTCGGTATCGCTTGGGCCTTTGGTGGCATGATCTTCATCCTCGTTTACTGCACTGCCGGCATCTCTG GTGGCCATATTAATCCGGCAGTGACTTTTGGGCTGTTGTTGGCTCGGAAAGTGTCACTGGTGAGAGCAGTGATGTACATGGTAGCTCAGTGCCTCGGTGCCATTTGCGGCGTGGCTTTGGTCAAGTCCTTCCAGTCTGGTTACTACAACCGCTACGGTGGCGGTGCAAACGGTCTCTCCGATGGTTACAGCGTCGGCACAGGTGTTGCCGCCGAGATCATTGGCACATTCGTCCTAGTCTACACAGTCTTCTCAGCCACTGACCCCAAGAGGAGTGCGCGTGACTCTCACGTCCCT GTATTGGCTCCATTACCAATTGGATTTGCAGTGTTCATCGTTCACTTAGCAACAATCCCAATCACGGGCACTGGCATTAACCCTGCAAGAAGTCTCGGAGCTGCAATTATCTACAACAAGGACAAAGCTTGGGATCATCAT TGGATATTCTGGGTGGGTCCGTTTGCGGGTGCAGCTATTGCGGCTTTCTACCATCAGTTTGTGTTGAGGGCTGGTGCGATTAAGGCGCTCGGATCATTCAGGAGCCAACCTCACGTTTAA